Proteins encoded together in one Aurantiacibacter aquimixticola window:
- a CDS encoding TolC family protein, which produces MYGPLVDAASPIALPAPIAIPDPLDRAAVLAAATHPLVDAAEAEAEALGAELRAARWGRYPSASVEALAATEGSSFADEDGIALNAVLKQPLWAGWRITNEIDRARASLMVGLNRVDEAERDIVLRVTSAYHDYVLSAERADALETSLAEHNELLGAIGRRVEREVSPLADLTLGRSRTAQVELDLASAAEARDSALIRLLALTGGGAVNPEMPPRGVSDSLPLEEIALSEAPPAYRRDEPDRRFGSAARSCAFQPLAADPAPAFAERDHRRARRACRALAIRSEAVAAQDDGCR; this is translated from the coding sequence GTGTATGGACCACTGGTCGACGCTGCATCGCCGATCGCATTGCCCGCGCCCATCGCCATTCCCGATCCGCTCGACCGTGCCGCCGTGCTGGCAGCGGCGACGCATCCGCTGGTGGACGCGGCGGAGGCGGAAGCAGAGGCGCTTGGCGCGGAATTGCGAGCTGCGCGCTGGGGCCGTTATCCCAGCGCATCGGTAGAGGCGCTGGCGGCAACCGAGGGATCGTCCTTCGCCGACGAGGATGGCATCGCGCTCAACGCCGTGCTCAAACAGCCGCTATGGGCCGGTTGGCGCATCACGAATGAGATCGACCGCGCCCGTGCATCGCTGATGGTCGGGCTGAACCGGGTGGACGAGGCGGAGCGCGATATCGTGCTGCGCGTCACATCGGCCTATCACGACTACGTGCTGTCGGCGGAGCGGGCCGATGCGCTCGAAACCAGCCTTGCCGAACATAACGAATTGCTCGGCGCGATCGGCAGGCGAGTGGAGCGTGAGGTGTCGCCGCTGGCCGATCTGACTCTGGGGCGCTCGCGCACGGCGCAGGTCGAGCTCGATCTCGCCAGCGCGGCCGAGGCGCGCGATTCCGCCCTTATCCGATTGCTCGCGCTGACGGGCGGCGGTGCGGTCAATCCCGAAATGCCGCCGCGCGGCGTCTCCGACAGTTTGCCGCTTGAAGAAATCGCATTGTCCGAAGCGCCCCCAGCCTACAGGCGCGACGAACCTGATCGCCGTTTCGGAAGTGCGGCGCGATCTTGCGCGTTCCAGCCTCTGGCTGCAGATCCTGCTCCAGCTTTCGCAGAACGAGATCACCGGCGCGCGCGCCGCGCTTGTCGTGCGCTCGCAATTCGGTCCGAGGCTGTCGCAGCTCAGGACGATGGATGCCGGTGA